The following proteins are co-located in the Fusobacteriaceae bacterium genome:
- the clpP gene encoding ATP-dependent Clp endopeptidase proteolytic subunit ClpP, with amino-acid sequence MYNPTVIENDGRSERAYDIYSRLLKDRIVFLGTEVDDVVANAIVAQLLFLEAEDPAKDIILYINSPGGVVTAGMAILDTMNYIKPDVQTVCIGQAASMGALLLAAGAKGKRYALEHARIMIHQPSGGAKGQATDIQIQAQEILRIKKEISQILANITGKSVEQILGDTERDNFMSAAEALDYGLIDQIFRK; translated from the coding sequence ATGTACAATCCCACAGTGATCGAAAATGACGGACGCTCGGAACGGGCTTACGACATCTATTCCAGACTGTTAAAGGATCGAATCGTGTTTTTGGGTACGGAAGTGGACGATGTGGTGGCCAACGCCATTGTGGCCCAGTTGCTCTTCCTCGAGGCGGAGGATCCCGCCAAGGACATCATTCTGTATATCAACAGCCCCGGCGGCGTAGTTACCGCCGGCATGGCCATTTTGGATACGATGAATTACATCAAACCCGACGTACAGACCGTCTGCATCGGACAGGCGGCCAGCATGGGGGCGCTGCTGCTGGCGGCGGGGGCAAAGGGGAAACGCTATGCTCTCGAACACGCGCGGATCATGATTCATCAGCCCTCGGGCGGCGCAAAGGGTCAGGCCACCGATATTCAGATCCAGGCGCAGGAAATTTTGCGCATAAAAAAAGAAATATCACAGATTCTGGCAAACATCACGGGAAAATCCGTTGAGCAAATCCTCGGGGATACGGAGCGGGACAATTTTATGTCCGCGGCCGAGGCTCTGGATTACGGGCTCATTGACCAGATCTTTCGCAAATAA
- the tig gene encoding trigger factor produces MNHQVKKLPNSAVEMTISLSAEEINPVKTQILNDMKDKVEIKGFRKGKAPLERIEQEYKENVIGQVVEKMLEQHYDTAVKAENIVPISYIQELRTDLKDGGLDMVFQIDVYPEITLGEYKGLSAEKETFVMSDDVLAAELERMQRSKGQLVAAEDGYKAQIGDTLDLAYDGSIDGVPFDGGKSDSHLLKLGSKMFIDTFEDQLVGYTAGQSGEVNVTFPADYHAKELAGKPAVFKVKVNAVKQLKLPEWTDELAGEFGYENLADLKEKKREEVKIREERRVEGDYRGKLLDKIAAETKVEVPFSMIAGEITNRIREMEQQLGAQGIKLESYLKMTGSDISSLEKQIAPMAVIKVRTELILSAIAKNENITVSDEEVTRRMEEIAKYYGTDLEKFKEDISKSGNIENLQNSIRSEQTLEKALDFVAESATPTA; encoded by the coding sequence ATGAATCACCAAGTGAAGAAATTGCCCAATTCGGCGGTGGAAATGACCATCTCGCTGTCCGCGGAGGAAATCAATCCGGTCAAGACACAGATTTTGAACGACATGAAGGACAAGGTGGAAATCAAAGGTTTTCGGAAGGGAAAAGCGCCGCTGGAAAGGATTGAACAGGAATACAAGGAAAACGTGATCGGGCAGGTCGTGGAGAAAATGCTGGAACAGCATTACGACACGGCGGTCAAAGCGGAAAATATCGTTCCGATCAGCTATATTCAGGAACTCCGTACGGACCTCAAAGACGGGGGCCTCGACATGGTCTTCCAGATCGACGTCTATCCCGAGATCACCCTCGGCGAATATAAAGGCCTCTCCGCGGAAAAGGAAACCTTCGTCATGAGCGACGACGTCCTCGCCGCGGAGCTCGAGCGGATGCAACGCAGCAAAGGACAACTCGTCGCCGCCGAAGACGGATATAAAGCGCAAATAGGCGATACCCTTGATCTGGCCTACGACGGATCCATCGACGGCGTACCCTTTGACGGCGGAAAAAGCGATTCCCACCTCTTGAAATTGGGCTCGAAGATGTTTATCGACACCTTTGAGGATCAGCTCGTGGGCTATACGGCCGGACAGTCGGGCGAGGTCAACGTGACATTCCCCGCCGATTACCACGCGAAAGAACTCGCCGGGAAACCCGCGGTCTTCAAAGTCAAAGTCAACGCCGTCAAACAGCTCAAACTGCCCGAATGGACCGACGAGCTGGCCGGGGAATTCGGCTATGAAAACCTGGCCGACCTCAAAGAAAAGAAACGGGAAGAAGTGAAAATCAGGGAAGAACGACGGGTAGAGGGTGATTACCGGGGAAAGCTCCTCGACAAAATCGCCGCCGAAACCAAGGTGGAAGTGCCTTTTTCCATGATCGCCGGGGAAATCACGAACCGGATCCGGGAAATGGAACAGCAGTTGGGCGCGCAGGGGATCAAACTCGAATCCTACCTCAAAATGACCGGTTCCGATATCAGCTCCCTCGAAAAGCAGATCGCCCCCATGGCCGTCATCAAAGTCCGGACGGAGCTGATCCTTTCGGCCATCGCCAAAAACGAGAACATTACCGTGAGCGATGAGGAAGTGACCCGGCGCATGGAGGAAATCGCCAAATATTACGGAACCGATCTCGAAAAATTCAAAGAAGATATCAGCAAAAGCGGAAATATAGAGAATTTGCAAAACTCAATCCGCTCTGAACAGACCCTGGAAAAGGCGCTGGATTTTGTCGCAGAGTCAGCCACGCCCACAGCCTGA
- the recJ gene encoding single-stranded-DNA-specific exonuclease RecJ, protein MKWEYNSPEPVEISDNAWKWEQSRLVTTLLLNRGFQKEENVREFIHPTEADFFDPFAFEMMRPAIALIDRTIKNKEKIFVYGDYDVDGITSTAFLVLVLRDLGAEVDYYIPRRMEESYGLDRKTIDFIHERDGKLIITVDTGYNKIEDVAYARSLGLDIIVTDHHMAVRDKADDSVLVINPKMSESYPFKFLSGAGVVLKLAQGICKTFGLPVENIYRYMDIVMIGTVADVVPMVSENRIIIKEGLRRIRETKIKGLTYLMRYLRLTDKAVTTTDVSYFISPLINSLGRIGDSKMGADFFTEDDDFAIYNIIEEMKKNNKIRRELEKKIYEDAIREVSKRSRDSIKSLFLYSEKWHPGVIGVVSSRLSIKYNVPVTLIAVKNGFGKASCRSINGISIFNIFENMKESLIRFGGHDLASGFVVEQKKIPEIAREYQEVIDNMDVRKEEMVLRIDAEFPVENVSDELFTELECIAPFGLGNPNPLFLDRGVTIINVKKFGVGDRHFNGMILKNDRTYHMVAFELGHKIDGDRIENQKVDIVYYPEKTMFRGENIIQIRVRDLKIVE, encoded by the coding sequence ATGAAGTGGGAATACAATTCACCGGAGCCCGTCGAGATCTCAGACAACGCTTGGAAATGGGAACAGAGCCGGCTTGTGACAACACTATTGCTCAACAGGGGATTTCAGAAAGAGGAAAATGTCAGGGAATTTATTCACCCCACGGAAGCGGATTTTTTCGATCCCTTTGCCTTTGAAATGATGCGGCCGGCCATAGCCCTCATCGACCGGACCATCAAAAACAAAGAAAAAATATTTGTCTACGGGGACTACGATGTGGACGGCATTACGTCGACGGCCTTCCTCGTTCTCGTCCTTCGGGATCTGGGCGCGGAGGTCGACTACTACATCCCCCGCCGCATGGAGGAGAGCTACGGCCTCGACCGGAAGACCATCGATTTTATCCACGAACGGGACGGAAAACTGATTATCACCGTCGACACCGGCTACAACAAAATCGAAGACGTGGCCTATGCCCGTTCCCTGGGGCTCGACATCATCGTGACCGACCACCATATGGCCGTCAGGGACAAGGCCGACGACAGCGTCCTTGTCATCAATCCCAAAATGAGCGAATCCTACCCCTTCAAGTTTCTTTCGGGAGCGGGGGTCGTCTTGAAGCTGGCCCAGGGGATCTGCAAGACCTTCGGTCTGCCGGTGGAGAATATTTACCGCTATATGGATATCGTCATGATCGGGACCGTGGCCGACGTGGTCCCCATGGTGTCCGAGAATCGGATCATCATCAAAGAGGGCCTGCGCCGCATCCGGGAGACGAAAATCAAGGGCTTGACCTATCTCATGCGCTACCTGCGGCTCACGGACAAAGCCGTCACCACCACAGACGTCAGTTATTTCATTTCCCCGCTGATCAATTCCCTCGGAAGAATCGGGGATTCCAAAATGGGCGCCGACTTTTTTACCGAAGACGACGACTTCGCCATTTACAATATTATCGAGGAAATGAAGAAAAACAACAAAATTCGCAGGGAACTGGAAAAAAAGATCTACGAGGACGCGATCCGGGAAGTCTCCAAAAGAAGCCGGGACAGCATCAAAAGTCTGTTCCTTTATTCGGAAAAATGGCATCCGGGCGTGATCGGCGTCGTTTCCTCGAGGCTCAGCATCAAATACAACGTGCCCGTGACGCTGATCGCCGTCAAAAACGGCTTCGGTAAGGCTTCGTGCAGGAGCATCAACGGGATTTCCATCTTCAATATCTTTGAAAATATGAAAGAAAGCCTGATCCGCTTCGGCGGTCACGATCTCGCCTCGGGCTTCGTGGTGGAGCAGAAGAAAATCCCGGAAATCGCCCGGGAATACCAAGAAGTCATCGACAATATGGACGTCCGGAAGGAAGAAATGGTCCTTCGGATCGACGCGGAATTTCCGGTGGAAAACGTGAGCGACGAGCTCTTTACGGAGCTTGAGTGCATCGCCCCCTTCGGCCTCGGAAACCCCAATCCGCTTTTTCTGGATCGGGGCGTCACAATCATCAACGTCAAAAAATTCGGCGTCGGAGACAGGCATTTCAACGGGATGATCCTGAAAAACGACAGGACCTACCATATGGTGGCCTTTGAGCTCGGGCACAAAATCGACGGCGACAGGATCGAAAACCAAAAGGTCGATATCGTCTATTATCCGGAAAAAACCATGTTCCGCGGGGAAAATATCATCCAGATCCGGGTCCGGGACTTGAAGATCGTCGAATAA
- the rbfA gene encoding 30S ribosome-binding factor RbfA — protein MKRERLASIEKEVVRVLGNVLLTEIKNPRIKGIVSVTKARITDDLKFADVYFSILPPTEATTVEEVENRKKEVEQGLEEIKGFLRKKIADELALRLVPEIRVKIDDSMEYSAKINKILEGLKGK, from the coding sequence ATGAAAAGAGAAAGACTGGCAAGCATTGAAAAAGAAGTGGTTCGGGTTCTGGGCAACGTCCTGTTGACGGAAATCAAGAATCCCCGGATCAAGGGTATCGTGTCGGTGACAAAGGCGCGGATTACCGACGATCTGAAATTCGCAGACGTGTATTTCAGCATCCTGCCGCCCACGGAGGCGACGACCGTCGAAGAAGTTGAAAACCGCAAAAAGGAAGTGGAACAGGGACTTGAGGAAATCAAGGGCTTCCTGCGGAAAAAAATCGCCGACGAACTGGCTTTGCGTCTCGTTCCGGAAATCCGGGTCAAGATCGATGATTCCATGGAATACTCGGCAAAAATCAACAAAATTCTGGAAGGTCTAAAAGGAAAGTGA